In the Euphorbia lathyris chromosome 5, ddEupLath1.1, whole genome shotgun sequence genome, one interval contains:
- the LOC136230111 gene encoding uncharacterized protein, with product MIQLLYAVNFGEMALILTLLFKTPLRKLVIATLDRVKRGRGPVMIKTIAGTVFVVLLASVYSMIKIQNRTIEAGTPNPTDQVLMSKHMLEASLMGFLLFLALMIDRLHHYIRELRSLRKIMEAAKKQSRGIEDGKNGNAEEAKTLEDLHTLKSKVKNLESECESKAKGAKDAEDEVQGLRKQSEGFLMEYDRLLADNQNLRNQLESMGQTVSQSDGKKNI from the exons ATGATACAGCTTCTCTACGCCGTAAACTTTGGGGAAATGGCTTTAATCCTGACGCTCCTATTCAAAACCCCACTGAGAAAGCTGGTGATCGCGACTTTGGATCGGGTCAAGCGAGGCAGAGGCCCTGTAATGATCAAAACCATTGCTGGGACTGTCTTTGTCGTCCTCTTGGCTAGTGTATATAGTATGATCAAGATCCAGAATCGTACAATCGAGGCTGGTACTCCCAATCCTACTGATCAAGTTCTCATGTCCAAGCACATGCTTGAGGCGTCTCTCATGG GATTCCTGCTTTTCCTGGCATTGATGATAGATAGATTGCACCACTACATTAGAGAATTGCGTTCACTTAGGAAGATAATGGAGGCTGCTAAGAAACAAAGCAGGGGGATTGAAGATGGAAAGAATGGGAATGCAGAGGAAGCTAAAACATTGGAAGATCTGCACACACTGAAATCAAAGGTGAAGAATCTAGAAAGTGAATGTGAATCAAAAGCAAAGGGGGCAAAGGATGCAGAAGATGAAGTGCAGGGTCTGCGTAAACAATCTGAAGGATTCCTTATGGAGTATGACCGTTTGCTGGCTGACAATCAAAACCTCAGGAATCAATTGGAGTCAATGGGCCAGACTGTCTCACAATCTGATGGCAAGAAGAATATATAA